A genome region from Halichondria panicea chromosome 15, odHalPani1.1, whole genome shotgun sequence includes the following:
- the LOC135349209 gene encoding uncharacterized protein LOC135349209 has translation MQSIKRLSKKFGRQSLNEVKPAPPSSTVDHTTAPPTVTTPHTSPLFTKDLPRRCSDHTSSDSSDSESEEDCTTRAHPVHSVIRKKHLGSNKLKMERVSSAEKRTYRQYKYSTGSSSSASSSDDEIKEAFEGHTHFHYSPVMKTSLKDFKQGSPLSWGTDPLFANRPLKALPVGHRKPKYFAQMSGSYAERPRLDFNKMQHSKRLVMVRRPLVLRNNSKVHSIARPPSFAVSLDISAHTFTPVLTQT, from the exons ATGCAGTCCATAAAGAGACTCTCAAAGAAGTTTGGCAGGCAGTCACTGAATGAAGTGAAG cctgCCCCGCCCAGTTCCACAGTAGACCACACCACGGCACCTCCCACAGTTACTACCCCCCACACGTCTCCACTGTTCACCAAAGACCTCCCTCGCCGATGCAGCGACCATACGTCATCTGATTCATCCGACAGTGAGAGCGAAGAGGACTGCACAACCAGAG ctCATCCAGTTCATAGTGTAATCCGCAAGAAGCATTTAGGCAGTAATAAACTGAAGATGGAGCGAGTCTCATCAGCTGAGAAGAGAACCTACAGACAATACAAGTATTCCACAG gtagtagtagcagtgcgaGCTCTAGCGATGACGAGATCAAAGAAGCATTCGAAGGCCACACACACTTTCATTATTCACCAGTAATGAAAACCTCGTTAAAGGACTTTAAGCAAGGGTCACCTCTTTCTTGGGGCACTGACCCGCTATTTGCCAACAGACCTCTCAAAGCATTACCCGTGGGACACAGAAAACCGAAGTACTTTGCTCAGATGTCAGGTAGCTATGCTGAGAGACCACGGCTTGACTTCAACAAGATGCAACACTCAAAGAGACTAGTCATG GTTAGACGGCCACTAGTGCTCAGAAACAACTCCAAAGTACATTCTATAGCG AGACCACCCAGCTTTGCAGTATCTCTTGATATTTCTGCCCATACTTTTACACCTGTGCTCACCCAGACATGA
- the LOC135349208 gene encoding ribokinase-like, producing MMEEPQVVVVGSCNIDLICYTTRLPKPGETLHGTKFEKGYGGKGANQCVMAARLGARCAMVAKLGDDDFGHGTVENFRTNNVNVDHVMLTKEASSGVAAITVNEEGENCIVIVSGANMLLCPGDVTKADSLIALATVVVCQLEVNPHTTLTALKLAKKHGVTTIFNTAPGLSGLTEDYYKHTDILCLNESEAETILDVPVPDLSAGEAAMERLQALGCGCVVLTMGERGVLYTQCQQGVWSRVEHIEAHRVEAIDTTGAGDAFVGALAYYLACLPELSLGEMLRRAGVIASHTVTARGTQSSYHVNTLPRELMLP from the exons ATGATGGAGGAGCCTCAGGTTGTTGTGGTTGGATCTTGCAACATTGACCTCATCTG ctacaccACTCGACTGCCCAAACCCGGTGAGACGCTTCATGGCACAAAGTTTGAGAAGGGGTACGGTGGTAAGGGGGCCAACCAGTGTGTGATGGCAGCCAGGCTGGGAGCTCGCTGTGCAATGGTGGCCAAG CTTGGAGACGATGACTTTGGACACGGAACAGTGGAGAACTTCCGTACAAACAACGTGAAT GTGGATCATGTGATGCTTACTAAAGAAGCCTCCTCTGGAGTGGCAGCTATCACTGTCAACGaggaag gAGAGAACTGCATTGTGATAGTGAGTGGAGCTAACATGCTCTTGTGCCCTGGGGATGTAACCAAGGCTGATAGTCTCATTGCTCTAGCAACAGTGGTCGTATGCCAGCTGGAGGTCAACCCTCACACCACACTTACAGCACTCAAACTGGCAAAGAAACAcggtg TGACCACCATATTTAACACTGCCCCTGGACTCAGTGGACTGACTGAGGACTACTATAAACACACAGACATTCTGTGTCTAAATGAGAGCGAA GCAGAGACAATCCTTGACGTCCCTGTACCAGACCTGAGCGCTGGTGAAGCTGCCATGGAACGACTCCAAGCCCTCGGCTGTGGCTGTGTAGTACTGACCATGggagagaggggggtgctctACACACAGTGCCagcagggggtgtggtcaagggTGGAGCATATAGAAGCCCACCGTGTGGAGGCCATCGACACTACT GGTGCTGGAGATGCGTTTGTGGGTGCGCTGGCCTACTACCTTGCTTGTTTGCCAGAGTTGAGTCTCGGTGAAATGTTGAGGAGAGCAGGAGTTATAGCCAGTCACACAGTCACGGCCAGGGGCACTCAATCCAGCTACCATGTCAACACATTGCCTAGGGAACTAATGCTGCCTTAA
- the LOC135349207 gene encoding solute carrier family 25 member 16-like: protein MPELETVSPSSSHHFNGQSDKRRPVSRSMFALKTFVAGGAAGMCAKSSTAPLDRLKILLQAQNKYYKNYGVFSGFLAIYKQEGILGYYKGNGAMMVRIFPYAAIQFAAYEQYKKLLKPYFNQKTHTSKLVSGSLTGMTAVLFTYPLDMVRARLAYQVHQKKYNGIWNTLTLIPKQEGGLKALYRGFSSTIIGMIPYAGTAFYTYEVLKSFALDNPLLQPYTSKESFDGSGTMVLNIPTNLCVGGLAGACSQSVAYPFDVARRRMQLEGMISETPVYRSVSATLSHVYTTLGVRRGLFRGISINFYRAVPQVAVSFSTYEFLKQFLGISRPIS, encoded by the coding sequence atgCCAGAACTAGAGACAGTGAGTCCGTCAAGCAGCCACCATTTCAATGGACAGAGTGACAAGAGACGTCCTGTCAGTCGCTCCATGTTTGCTCTCAAGACCTTCGTAGCTGGTGGAGCGGCCGGGATGTGTGCCAAATCGTCCACAGCTCCTTTAGACAGACTCAAGATTCTTCTACAAGCTCAGAACAAATACTACAAAAACTATGGAGTGTTTTCTGGCTTTCTGGCCATTTATAAACAGGAAGGTATCCTCGGCTACTACAAGGGTAATGGTGCCATGATGGTTCGAATATTTCCGTATGCTGCTATCCAGTTTGCTGCATACGAGCAGTACAAGAAACTACTTAAGCCTTACTTCAATcagaaaacacacacaagcaagTTAGTGTCCGGGTCTCTGACTGGGATGACAGCTGTGCTGTTTACTTACCCCCTGGACATGGTGAGGGCGAGATTAGCCTACCAAGTACACCAGAAGAAGTACAACGGGATTTGGAACACACTGACATTGATACCAAAACAAGAGGGTGGGCTGAAAGCTCTGTATCGAGGCTTTTCATCAACCATTATCGGAATGATACCATACGCCGGGACCGCTTTCTACACGTACGAAGTCTTAAAATCTTTCGCTCTGGATAACCCTCTGTTACAGCCGTACACAAGTAAAGAGTCATTTGATGGCTCTGGAACAATGGTACTGAACATTCCTACtaacctgtgtgtgggtggtttgGCGGGTGCTTGCTCACAGAGTGTGGCCTATCCATTCGATGTTGCCCGGAGACGCATGCAGCTGGAGGGCATGATCTCCGAGACACCTGTGTACAGAAGTGTGTCTGCTACTTTGTCGCATGTGTATACAACGCTTGGTGTGAGAAGAGGACTTTTTAGAGGGATTTCGATAAATTTTTATCGAGCTGTTCCACAAGTTGCTGTTTCATTTTCAACTTACGAATTTCTGAAACAGTTTTTGGGGATTAGTAGACCTATTTCTTAA
- the LOC135349199 gene encoding uncharacterized protein LOC135349199: protein MSEFEYESEISSSEHEAVYTHFKSINNEDTSVELTCTIEDSTATQDSIKVSTGSKFKSCVLKCCENFVLLVLIFIIWSALSIPSVFFIISMENGLNDTGSPPFTNTCTPTPYTGTVCGDYLRSYQRCLPNSGSDVYVPESVDQDSNENILRSLDGINLGTIGATPECVSALKPFACLYYFGMCNEVTNKTLRPSFKQCRKLKSTTCEGLVSNVKKLNLGYLLPKCHGLPDSGPSATCANNTPLVPVRATNLTCNTEFGFIFNSTISKCVASCEGWTPYSNVELRITNVVVIISGAVAILSGAILLILACVRCKKIFSFPSVFIVYQTIPTIILGGLVLIAFVGQPYLFCTPQSSAIDSMNHPTPFCTATGVCLYYIMMQLILLWFFHVITMFWGVYWPIQANIVQASSKRIVLHIIAVCLALVMPAIPVCIIHFMSSPGFTVTRFPPILCAAGNLNLNFYTFMLPISVIIACGLTLLVLIFWKLLKKKIIHCVHKTRIDTNWCSHSRILIVFCYFVIFGLIVLSTFTVAMINFRFFVVEVEQYFQCEAGGVSGLLATTNGTSTVTNCEEKRKAIENLINPVTTTIALIVLGFYPAINLVYVMHCRELKDSCSCCQPTREVEYTYRRESPYSTVNMSSSVVSSVRGVRLDTHGLL from the exons ATGTCAGAGTTTGAGTATGAGAGTGAGATCTCTTCTTCTGAGCATGAGGCAGTGTACACTCATTTCAAGAGCATCAATAATGAGGACACCTCTGTTGAGCTTACTTGCACTATTGAAGACAGCACGGCTACACAAGATTCTATCAAAGTGTCGACAGGCTCCAAGTTCAAGTCTTGTGTCCTAAAATGCTGTGAAAACTTTGTACTGTTAGTACTGATTTTCATAATCTGGTCTGCTCTGTCTATACCATCTGTATTCTTCATTATTTCAATG GAAAATGGACTGAATGATACTGGGTCTCCACCTTTCACTAATACTTGCACGCCAACACCATACACTGGCACTGTTTGTGGGGACTATCTGAGGTCTTACCAGCGCTGCCTTCCAAACTCTGGGAGTGATGTGTATGTACCAGAATCTGTTGACCAGGATAGTAATGAAAATATACTGAGATCTTTGGATGGAATTAACTTAGGAACTATCGGAGCAACTCCTGAATGTGTTAGTGCTCTCAAACCCTTTGCCTGCTTGTATTATTTTGGGATGTGTAATGAAGTTACTAATAAAACACTTCGTCCAAGTTTTAAACAATGTCGTAAGCTCAAGAGTACTACTTGCGAAGGATTGGTGAGCAATGTTAAAAAATTAAATCTGGGATATCTACTCCCCAAGTGTCATGGTCTACCCGATTCTGGTCCCAGTGCCACTTGCG CCAATAACACTCCACTTGTACCAGTGAGAGCTACCAATCTCACCTGTAACACAGAATTTGGTTTCATCTTTAACTCAACGATTTCTAAGTGTGTTGCATCATGTGAGGGGTGGACTCCCTATTCTAATGTAGAGCTTCGTATTACCAATGTGGTTGTCATTATATCTGGTGCTGTGGCTATCCTCTCTGGTGCTATTCTTCTCATCCTTGCCTGTGTCAGATGCAAAAAAAT atTCAGCTTCCCCTCTGTGTTCATTGTGTATCAGACGATTCCTACTATTATTCTTGGTGGCCTGGTTCTAATCGCTTTCGTGGGTCAACCGTACCTTTTTTGTACACCACaaagctctgctattgacagTATGAATCATCCCACCCCCTTCTGTACTGCAACAG GTGTGTGTCTCTACTACATCATGATGCAGCTGATCCTTCTATGGTTCTTTCATGTCATCACAATGTTTTGGGGTGTTTACTGGCCGATTCAAGCGAATATAGTACAAGCCTCTAGCAAGAGAATTGTGCTTCACATTATTGCAGTGTGCTTAGCCCTTGTCATGCCAGCCATTCCAGTCTGTATCATTCATTTCATGAGCTCACCAGGATTCACTGTGACAAGATTCCCGCCCATATTATGTGCTGCTGGCAATTTAAACTTAAACTTTTACACGTTCATGCTGCCCATTAGTGTCATCATTGCCTGTGGGTTGACTCTTCTAGTTCTGATATTCTGGAAACTGTTAAAG AAAAAGATTATACATTGTGTTCACAAAACAAGAATCGACACCAATTGGTGCTCCCACTCTAGGATCCTAATTGTATTCTGCTACTTTGTCATTTTTGGTCTTATTGTTCTCTCAACATTCACGGTTGCAATGATAAACTTTCGCTTCTTCGTAGTCGAAGTCGAACAGTACTTCCAATGTGAGGCAGGTGGAGTATCAGGATTGTTAGCTACTACCAATGGAACCTCGACTGTAACAAACTGTGAGGAGAAGAGAAAAGCTATTGAAAATCTTATCAACCCAGTCACGACTACAATTGCCTTGATTGTTCTTGGATTCTATCCAGCAATCAACCTGGTGTATGTAATGCATTGTAGAGAATTGAAAGACAGCTGTTCATGTTGCCAGCCTACGAGGGAAGTGGAGTATACCTACCGGAGGGAGAGCCCCTATTCTACTGTAAACATGAGCAGCAGTGTTGTCTCTTCTGTCAGGGGAGTGAGGCTGGACACTCATGGACTTTTGTAA
- the LOC135349198 gene encoding DNA mismatch repair protein Mlh3-like isoform X2, with protein sequence MSLSRLHESVRGRLRSGVAITCLAQAVTELVDNSIDAGATCIAVRVDFSKFKLQVVDNGRGISESDLGLMGDRYVTSKCHTLHDLDHNLQHLGYRGEAIASITELSRTVEISSRHHLSQSTYNKVFLNGKIAEIKLCSTQRPSVGTTVTLSDFFYNMPVRRKNMVEVFELEQVKKAVEFIALVNPSVSFSVRNDITGSLILQTHKTNSVLSNFGLLFSSNKVRKMKNVNFSRTKYTVSGFISTETHHNNSLQFIYVNRRIVKKTPLHTCVNSVLNNSLLTKKQSQKGKLKVSKYTKTLSSPTRILDKHPVYVLLIECPRSEYDICLEPAKTIVEFKNWDELITLLTFIANKFLEENRLYIGLGLSAKSQHSNATTQSTNSNEEKPVFSEIGRDLGSHSYSASETQHLSLQSMATPTCTISTIHSEHSSVPTTTPTSFSLSTYHNKASPIITKPTVLQQSSSFLVSYNSPSPEHSGNKSIFSRLLSKNFPSSQTLPTSLKPTVFSPLHSSTVSSKISNLVMDKMSTDSHQQFRCSSIHHPIYHSTPREEPSICPLSVTTFEQHSSFLQSSAFEREHLSPVLCAASLDPGVDSKPIESSEISLLPQGEDIVHCDSEPLLSDFDSTVPTKPLWRETLDPLTGRKIYIHSVSGNCSYSSPKTSSTTVDSEANDTTAISEAMFERRPSPHLSHDCNSFMPRPKSQRLMVTTSTHHQVSMNYSPSEGSRSPNLKWRDWKEMERRGEKKTRRTNFEALLKNWKNPTFQPGQEDVLDIGYGAGTRRQIRVHNMINKYTFTKDVFNDLVVLNQIDNKFIACLMSKERNGGKKNLLVMVDQHAAHERVRLETLLDDLYEDSSTGVRCVKRSMIQPPLVMALPPSLISMAKHFKKHLDQIVSENHLPSSQVCSQAQGSPQSQCSHILGGRRTFKNGPGKVEVWWTVYY encoded by the exons ATGTCGCTGTCTCGTCTGCATGAGAGTGTGCGAGGGAGACTACGTTCCGGGGTAGCTATCACATGTCTGGCCCAGGCTGTCACTGAGCTAGTGGACAACAGCATTGATGCAGGGGCCACTTGCATAGCTGTGAGGGTGGACTTCAGCAAGTTCAAGCTGCAA GTTGTTGATAATGGTCGAGGGATCAGTGAGTCAGACCTGGGATTAATGGGAGACCGCTATGTGACAAGCAAATGCCACACTCTGCATGACTTGGACCATAACCTGCAACACCTCGGCTACAGAGGAGAAGCAATAGCAAGCATCACTGAACTATCAAGAACGGTTGAGATTTCGTCCAGACACCATCTCTCACAGAGTACCTACAATAAAGTGTTTCTGAATGGCAAAATCGCTGAAATTAAACTTTGTAGTACTCAAAGACCAAGTGTAGGAACTACTGTAACTTTGTCTGACTTTTTCTATAATATGCCGGTCAGGAGGAAAAATATGGTGGAAGTATTTGAGCTAGAGCAGGTCAAGAAAGCTGTGGAGTTCATTGCTCTTGTTAATCCATCTGTGTCCTTCTCCGTTAGAAATGATATCACAGGTTCTCTTATCTTGCAAACGCACAAAACTAACTCTGTATTGTCAAATTTTGGTCTGTTGTTTTCCAGCAATAAAGTGAGGAAAATGAAGAATGTAAACTTCAGCCGCACAAAATACACTGTATCTGGCTTTATATCGACTGAGACCCATCACAACAACAGTTTGCAATTTATTTATGTCAACCGTCGCATTGTGAAAAAGACTCCATTACATACTTGTGTTAACAGCGTATTGAACAATTCACTGCTTACAAAAAAGCAATCCCAAAAAGGAAAATTGAAGGTTTCAAAGTATACAAAGACTCTTAGTAGTCCCACAAGAATTCTGGACAAGCATCCAGTGTATGTGCTCCTAATCGAATGCCCCAGATCAGAGTATGACATTTGCCTTGAGCCTGCTAAGACTATCGTGGAGTTTAAAAACTGGGACGAACTAATCACCTTATTGACATTTATTGCAAACAAATTTCTGGAGGAAAATCGTCTGTACATTGGACTCGGATTGAGTGCAAAATCCCAACATTCCAATGCTACTACACAGTCAACTAATTCAAATGAAGAGAAACCAGTTTTTTCTGAGATAGGTAGGGATCTGGGCAGTCACAGCTATTCAGCATCAGAAACACAGCATCTTTCATTGCAAAGTATGGCTACTCCTACATGCACTATATCGACTATACACTCCGAGCACTCTTCTGTACCAACTACTACTCCTACTTCGTTTTCACTGAGCACATATCATAACAAAGCTTCCCCTATTATCACTAAACCTACCGTATTGCAACAAAGTTCATCATTTTTAGTCTCCTACAACTCTCCATCTCCGGAGCACTCTGGAAATAAAAGTATCTTCTCTCGCTTACTATCTAAGAACTTTCCTTCAAGTCAAACTCTACCCACTTCTCTGAAGCCCACTGTATTCTCACCACTTCATTCATCCACAGTCTCCTCTAAGATATCTAATCTCGTAATGGACAAAATGTCTACGGATAGCCACCAACAGTTTCGATGTTCCTCAATCCACCATCCAATTTACCATTCCACACCCAGGGAGGAGCCATCCATTTGTCCTCTGTCAGTAACCACCTTTGAACAACACAGCTCGTTTTTGCAATCATCGGCTTTTGAAAGAGAACACCTTTCACCAGTACTCTGTGCCGCTTCTCTGGACCCTGGTGTGGATTCAAAACCTATTGAGTCAAGTGAAATATCGCTGTTACCTCAAGGAGAAGATATCGTACACTGTGATTCAGAACCTTTATTGAGTGACTTTGATAGTACTGTGCCTACTAAGCCCTTGTGGAGGGAAACACTGGACCCTTTGACTGGCCGCAAGATTTATATACACTCTGTCAGTGGGAACTGCTCTTACTCGAGTCCCAAGACCTCATCTACTACAGTTGACAGTGAAGCCAATGATACTACTGCCATATCAGAGGCCATGTTTGAAAGGAGACCATCTCCCCATTTATCACATGACTGCAACTCCTTTATGCCCAGACCCAAGTCCCAGCGATTGATGGTCACTACCTCAACACATCACCAAGTATCGATGAACTACAGCCCCAGTGAAGGATCTAGAAGCCCCAACTTAAAGTGGAGGGATTGGAAAGAGATGGAACGTAGAGGAGAGAAAAAAACAAGGAGAACCAATTTTGAAGCTTTGTTAAAGAATTGGAAAAACCCAACTTTTCAACCAGGACAAGAG GATGTGCTGGATATTGGTTACGGTGCTGGCACAAGGAGGCAAATTAGAGTCCACAATATGATAAACAAGTACACCTTCACCAAAGATGTGTTTAATGATCTAGTG GTACTCAATCAAATCGACAACAAGTTCATTGCTTGCTTAATGAGCAAAGAGAGAAATGGAG GCAAGAAGAACCTGCTAGTGATGGTTGACCAGCATGCAGCCCACGAGAGAGTCAGGCTGGAAACACTACTTGACG ATTTGTACGAGGACTCCTCCACGGGTGTTCGTTGTGTGAAGAGGTCTATGATCCAGCCACCACTGGTAATGGCACTCCCTCCCTCTCTGATAAGCATGGCAAAGCACTTCAAGAAACACCTGGACCAAATAG TCTCTGAAaaccatctaccaagttctcaagtttgcagccaagcacaaggctcccctcaatcgcagtgctctcacatactgggaggaagacgtaccttcaagaatggacctgggaaagtcgaggTATGGTGGACCGTTTACTACTGA